The following coding sequences are from one Campylobacter sp. RM16187 window:
- the glyS gene encoding glycine--tRNA ligase subunit beta, protein MTKELIIEIGVEELPAIPFLKESGNIKEKWQDILRENSLFSECEFYYTPRRIVFYHPNFKIKQDDGFSEFIGAPKQVAIKDGKFTQAAISFANKCGITESELKFETINGKEVLYYKKPVAGRPSKELLGDMIEKFLLSLNFGKSMRWGDGKFDFIRPIRSFLVILGDEVVKFNKFDVDSSNSIYQHRSISYDKFSVKNAKDYFGSMLKIGVILDQEKRREKILKEFKDIEQKSGFDIEIDEDLLDEVVAITEYPTALIGEFESEFLGVPSEAIITSMKENQRYFPVFKNKKLSNHFAVVSNAIADDYNLIIKGNEKVLRARLSDAMFFWQSDLKADFGPEKLKNITYLKELGSIYEKELRELKAVKALAKIYSNRLNSEVGEQYEALLERAVMLSKADLTTQMVYEFTELQGVMGYYYAKAKGESEFIANAIKEQYLPSGEKSECPSGIFSSVVALATKIDTLMGLFSVGKIPSGNKDPYALRRAANGIIKIILNEKLNFNLKEILSGLANGYAKFDLKQLENFIFDRLYTFFDANASIIKACLASEKGDILAQCEAIKALYEISEKSDFRENFSTFKRLANIIKDENIGAVDEALFESEQERNLNSDFKKVVAKDSDFKERLYDLFALKSVIDSFFDKVMINVDDAKIRSNRIALIGQIYKEFLKIADIKEISL, encoded by the coding sequence ATGACAAAAGAGTTAATAATAGAAATTGGAGTTGAGGAGTTGCCGGCCATTCCGTTTTTAAAAGAGTCTGGTAATATCAAGGAAAAGTGGCAGGATATTCTTAGGGAAAACAGCCTTTTTAGCGAGTGTGAATTTTACTATACGCCTCGTAGAATAGTTTTTTATCATCCTAATTTTAAGATCAAACAAGATGATGGATTTAGTGAGTTTATAGGTGCTCCTAAACAAGTTGCTATTAAAGACGGCAAATTTACTCAGGCTGCGATTAGCTTTGCCAATAAATGCGGGATAACCGAAAGTGAGCTCAAATTTGAAACAATAAACGGTAAAGAGGTTTTATACTATAAAAAACCAGTTGCCGGAAGACCTAGTAAAGAGCTTTTAGGCGATATGATAGAGAAATTTTTGCTTAGCCTAAATTTCGGCAAGTCTATGCGATGGGGGGATGGGAAATTTGACTTTATTCGTCCGATAAGATCTTTTCTTGTGATTTTAGGAGATGAGGTGGTTAAATTTAATAAATTTGATGTAGATAGCAGCAATTCCATATATCAACACAGAAGTATAAGCTATGACAAATTTAGCGTTAAAAACGCGAAAGACTATTTTGGCTCGATGTTAAAAATAGGCGTTATTTTGGATCAAGAAAAAAGACGCGAGAAAATTTTAAAAGAGTTTAAAGATATAGAGCAAAAAAGCGGATTTGATATAGAGATAGATGAGGATCTGCTAGATGAGGTTGTGGCTATTACAGAGTATCCTACTGCTTTGATTGGAGAATTTGAGTCCGAGTTTTTGGGCGTGCCAAGCGAGGCTATCATAACTTCAATGAAGGAAAATCAGCGCTATTTCCCTGTGTTTAAAAATAAAAAACTAAGCAATCATTTTGCGGTAGTAAGCAATGCTATTGCGGATGATTACAACCTTATAATAAAAGGAAACGAAAAGGTTCTGCGTGCTCGTTTAAGTGATGCAATGTTCTTTTGGCAGAGTGATTTAAAGGCTGATTTTGGCCCTGAAAAACTAAAAAATATAACATATTTAAAAGAGCTTGGAAGCATCTATGAAAAAGAGCTAAGAGAGCTAAAGGCGGTAAAAGCTTTAGCTAAAATTTACTCTAATCGCTTAAATAGTGAAGTGGGAGAGCAATATGAGGCATTGCTTGAAAGAGCGGTAATGCTAAGTAAAGCAGACCTCACTACTCAGATGGTATATGAGTTCACGGAGCTTCAAGGAGTAATGGGGTATTACTACGCAAAGGCTAAGGGCGAGAGCGAATTTATAGCAAATGCAATTAAAGAGCAGTATCTGCCAAGTGGCGAAAAGAGCGAATGTCCAAGCGGTATTTTTAGCTCTGTAGTAGCGCTTGCAACTAAGATAGATACTCTAATGGGGCTATTTAGCGTAGGTAAAATTCCAAGCGGCAACAAAGATCCATACGCATTAAGAAGAGCTGCGAACGGAATAATTAAAATCATACTGAACGAGAAGCTAAATTTTAATCTCAAAGAGATTTTATCAGGTCTTGCAAATGGCTACGCAAAATTTGATCTAAAACAGCTTGAAAATTTTATATTTGATAGACTTTACACTTTCTTTGATGCTAATGCCTCTATAATAAAAGCCTGCTTAGCAAGTGAAAAAGGCGATATTTTAGCTCAATGCGAGGCTATAAAAGCGCTTTATGAGATTAGCGAGAAGAGCGATTTTAGAGAGAATTTTAGTACATTTAAACGTCTTGCAAATATTATCAAAGATGAGAATATTGGTGCGGTAGACGAAGCTCTTTTTGAAAGCGAGCAAGAAAGAAATTTAAATAGCGATTTTAAAAAAGTGGTTGCTAAAGATAGCGATTTTAAAGAGAGATTATATGATCTGTTTGCATTAAAATCTGTTATTGATAGCTTTTTTGATAAGGTAATGATAAATGTGGATGATGCTAAAATCCGCAGCAACCGTATAGCTCTAATAGGTCAAATTTATAAAGAGTTCCTAAAAATCGCAGACATTAAAGAGATAAGTTTATAA
- a CDS encoding HMA2 domain-containing protein yields MSVAPNLILPDLIVKITSYFTPIHHTSGRLRVRVSAKIKDEASNLNLDKIDQIIKKIDGIKNVKFNQLIGSVTIEYDSAIFPKDIWDDLLAGRNLDKISQTINELARSAYAG; encoded by the coding sequence TTGAGTGTAGCACCAAATTTAATACTACCGGATCTTATTGTAAAGATAACCTCATATTTTACGCCGATTCATCATACCTCAGGACGCCTTAGAGTAAGAGTCAGCGCAAAGATAAAAGACGAGGCTAGTAATCTAAATTTAGACAAGATAGATCAGATAATAAAAAAAATAGATGGTATAAAAAATGTAAAATTTAACCAGCTAATAGGCTCTGTAACGATAGAGTATGATTCCGCGATTTTTCCAAAAGATATCTGGGACGATCTATTGGCAGGTAGAAATTTAGATAAAATATCTCAAACCATAAATGAGCTTGCAAGGAGCGCATATGCAGGATGA
- a CDS encoding YtxH domain-containing protein, with amino-acid sequence MNNPYINSTQTVNKINNDGSTTTTTTTVKTTGVPSAFDKGINEALKDFVPENFNAAGFLKGALIGGTVAYILTNEKAQQAVFSAIVKGSNLLQAGFEELKERFEDVKAEIESQK; translated from the coding sequence ATGAACAACCCATATATAAATTCGACTCAAACCGTCAATAAAATCAATAACGATGGAAGCACTACAACAACGACTACTACAGTTAAAACAACCGGTGTTCCAAGCGCTTTTGACAAGGGTATTAACGAGGCTTTAAAAGACTTCGTTCCTGAAAATTTCAATGCGGCAGGATTTTTAAAAGGAGCTTTGATAGGCGGAACTGTAGCTTATATATTAACAAATGAAAAGGCTCAACAAGCAGTGTTTTCAGCTATAGTGAAAGGTTCAAATTTGCTTCAAGCCGGATTTGAAGAGCTCAAAGAGCGATTTGAAGACGTAAAGGCTGAAATTGAGTCACAAAAATAA
- a CDS encoding heavy metal translocating P-type ATPase — protein sequence MTQIVVKAHINGRIRLKSPEFNPKNFEKINKILEKKVKNIRLNQYCNSLIIHFDQNIINLDEILTKLEKNFAVAGQKESQKISKKIEKSKSLTISTPACNACLHCSTNLVSESSWRKKLLNFGALSLIAVGVFVKEHIMATPLGLLAKLTIGAISIYSAIPLIKEGLEELKEKKMSLQGFIAFALLIAILGGEVTAAFEIIYILRGSMLFEEYTANKSRAEIHKLISLDVKKAYVLQGDLEVEVSLEDVKDGDIIVCRSGEKIVADGVIINGSAEINEAIINGRSESVYKKKNDSVFANTLVEKGRIYIKVSATGNETYIARIISEVEKNLLNKSQSELSADRLAQKVLKIGSALSVGTFFVTGSFLRAFSVMIVMSCPCSTVLAASSAVSAAIARAAKDGILIKGGEYLENVSQSEIFCFDKTGTLTTGKPKIVGFKLISKITKEEFFKIASSIEHHNTHPLAVSINEYAKGLNISANIHFKSEILPGLGVKAKFEDSKFLLGNLNLMRKYKVKIQNFKIPKFTSENTIIYLARDSEILGAIIYEHEIRTGSIEAVKALKERGKKVVLLTGDDEKVAKEFAKKFEFDDIYFSLMPDDKAKIIQKLKNYGKVVMIGDGVNDTLAMSKSDIGISFASGGSEAAIEISNIAITNSRPIDIVKLHDLSAFALRVVKQNYNIGTSTNMLGAALGALGVLSPAGAGLVHIAHTAGIIANSSRISIKK from the coding sequence ATGACGCAAATAGTTGTAAAAGCTCATATAAACGGACGAATTAGACTCAAATCTCCGGAATTTAATCCTAAAAATTTTGAAAAAATTAATAAAATTTTAGAAAAAAAAGTAAAAAACATAAGACTAAACCAATACTGCAACTCTCTAATAATACATTTTGATCAAAATATTATAAATTTAGATGAGATATTAACAAAACTGGAGAAAAATTTTGCAGTTGCTGGACAAAAAGAGAGCCAAAAAATCTCAAAAAAGATAGAAAAATCAAAGTCTTTAACAATTTCGACTCCGGCATGCAATGCCTGCTTGCACTGCTCTACAAATTTAGTGTCAGAATCTAGCTGGAGAAAAAAGCTACTAAATTTCGGCGCTCTTAGTTTAATAGCCGTAGGTGTTTTCGTAAAAGAGCATATTATGGCTACGCCTCTTGGACTGCTTGCCAAGCTTACCATAGGAGCTATTAGCATATACTCAGCAATTCCTCTTATAAAAGAGGGGCTAGAAGAGCTAAAAGAGAAAAAAATGAGTCTGCAAGGCTTCATTGCATTTGCACTTCTTATAGCGATCTTGGGCGGAGAGGTAACGGCTGCATTTGAGATAATTTATATTCTTAGAGGAAGCATGCTGTTTGAAGAGTATACGGCAAACAAATCACGTGCGGAAATTCATAAGCTAATCAGCCTGGATGTCAAAAAAGCCTATGTTTTGCAAGGCGATTTAGAAGTCGAAGTCTCTTTAGAAGATGTCAAAGATGGCGATATAATAGTATGCAGAAGTGGAGAAAAAATAGTAGCCGACGGAGTTATCATAAATGGAAGTGCGGAGATAAACGAAGCTATAATCAACGGACGAAGCGAGAGTGTATATAAAAAGAAAAACGATAGCGTGTTTGCAAATACTTTAGTTGAAAAAGGAAGAATTTACATAAAAGTAAGCGCAACAGGAAATGAAACGTATATAGCCAGAATCATAAGCGAAGTTGAAAAAAATCTCTTAAATAAAAGCCAAAGCGAGCTAAGCGCTGATAGACTAGCTCAAAAAGTGCTAAAAATCGGCTCGGCTTTAAGTGTCGGGACATTTTTTGTGACTGGTTCATTTTTAAGAGCTTTTAGTGTCATGATAGTAATGAGCTGCCCTTGCTCTACGGTGCTTGCTGCAAGCTCTGCCGTAAGCGCAGCCATAGCAAGAGCCGCAAAAGACGGAATATTGATAAAAGGTGGAGAGTACTTAGAAAATGTCAGTCAAAGCGAAATATTTTGCTTTGATAAGACAGGAACACTTACTACAGGCAAACCAAAGATAGTAGGCTTTAAACTAATAAGCAAGATAACAAAAGAAGAGTTTTTTAAAATAGCTTCAAGCATAGAGCATCACAACACGCATCCTCTTGCCGTCTCTATTAACGAATATGCCAAGGGCTTAAACATCTCTGCAAATATCCATTTTAAAAGCGAAATTTTGCCCGGTCTTGGAGTCAAAGCTAAATTTGAAGACAGCAAATTCTTACTAGGTAATCTAAATCTAATGAGAAAATATAAGGTAAAAATACAAAATTTTAAAATTCCTAAATTTACAAGCGAAAATACAATCATATACCTTGCCAGGGATAGTGAAATTTTGGGAGCTATAATCTATGAGCATGAGATTAGAACAGGAAGTATAGAAGCTGTGAAGGCGCTAAAAGAGCGAGGTAAAAAAGTTGTACTATTAACTGGAGATGATGAAAAAGTGGCCAAAGAATTTGCAAAGAAATTTGAGTTTGACGATATCTACTTCTCTTTAATGCCTGATGATAAGGCAAAAATAATTCAAAAGCTTAAAAACTATGGTAAAGTCGTGATGATAGGAGACGGAGTAAATGATACCTTGGCTATGAGTAAGTCCGATATAGGAATATCCTTTGCCAGTGGCGGAAGCGAGGCCGCTATAGAGATTTCAAACATAGCCATCACAAACTCTCGCCCTATTGACATAGTCAAACTTCACGATTTAAGCGCTTTTGCACTTCGTGTAGTAAAACAAAACTACAATATCGGCACAAGCACAAATATGCTAGGAGCGGCACTTGGCGCTCTTGGCGTGCTAAGTCCAGCCGGAGCGGGTCTAGTGCATATCGCTCATACTGCAGGAATCATTGCGAATTCAAGCAGAATTAGCATTAAAAAATGA
- a CDS encoding Cys/Met metabolism pyridoxal-phosphate-dependent enzyme: MRALTSTARLPMDHLISGALIAGITIGGLSYNEYKKGNISSKQATKKTIKLSIQGGLATACAISASNRLVMGNYIGAAVSAAVGIGGIILTEKLINPEE, translated from the coding sequence ATGAGAGCATTGACTTCTACCGCAAGGCTTCCTATGGACCACCTTATAAGTGGTGCTCTAATAGCCGGAATTACAATTGGCGGGCTTAGCTATAATGAATATAAAAAAGGCAATATAAGCTCTAAACAAGCAACCAAAAAAACAATAAAACTAAGTATTCAGGGCGGTTTAGCTACGGCTTGCGCTATCAGTGCATCAAATAGACTCGTTATGGGAAACTATATCGGTGCGGCAGTTAGTGCAGCTGTAGGAATTGGCGGCATAATACTAACCGAGAAATTAATAAATCCAGAGGAATAA
- a CDS encoding helicase: MLSGELLNLNTHRKAAKVGMSVTLVTACLTALNMKNKPIKQLHVASSIAFVGFALYHAGLYDNGIFKNMIVKAQKDQSVKKRLSKPKKS; this comes from the coding sequence ATGCTAAGCGGAGAACTTTTAAATCTAAACACTCATAGAAAAGCAGCAAAAGTTGGTATGAGCGTTACTCTGGTCACTGCTTGCCTTACGGCTTTAAATATGAAAAATAAACCCATAAAACAACTGCATGTAGCCTCAAGCATAGCCTTTGTAGGTTTTGCTCTATACCATGCTGGACTTTATGATAATGGGATATTTAAAAATATGATTGTAAAGGCTCAAAAAGACCAATCTGTTAAAAAACGTCTTAGCAAACCAAAAAAGAGTTAA
- the modD gene encoding ModD protein, producing the protein MFFSDSEILSYINEDIPYFDLTTSLQNIDKNAILEIKTRDDIVVSCIDISSRIANLLGCETTIYYNNQSLVKSQSVLLKIMGSYNDVHKAWKLCQILLEYTCKISTYTNLMLNSAKSVNKKCEILATRKSFPFAKKICIKAVLEGGGGIHRLNLSDSVLFFENHIKAYKNFDEFLTQIPIFKAKMPEKKISVECENLKTLNKLLDANVDIVQCDKFDISMLQEAVNSRNQKNPNITIVASGGINLKNVKEYANTGVDAIVTSAMYAQGMANLTSTLKVI; encoded by the coding sequence ATGTTTTTTAGCGATAGTGAAATTTTAAGCTATATAAATGAAGATATACCGTATTTTGATCTTACTACTTCGCTTCAAAATATTGATAAAAATGCGATTTTAGAGATAAAAACAAGAGACGATATCGTAGTAAGCTGCATTGATATCTCTTCCAGAATCGCAAATTTGCTAGGTTGCGAAACTACGATTTATTACAATAACCAAAGTCTGGTTAAATCTCAAAGCGTGCTTTTAAAAATCATGGGCTCATATAATGATGTTCATAAAGCTTGGAAGCTGTGCCAGATATTACTTGAATACACTTGTAAAATCTCTACATATACAAATTTGATGCTAAATTCTGCCAAAAGCGTCAATAAAAAATGTGAAATTTTAGCAACCAGAAAAAGTTTTCCTTTTGCTAAAAAAATCTGCATTAAAGCTGTTCTTGAGGGCGGAGGTGGAATACATAGGCTAAATCTAAGCGATAGTGTGTTGTTTTTTGAAAATCACATAAAAGCTTACAAAAATTTTGATGAGTTTTTAACTCAAATTCCAATTTTTAAAGCCAAGATGCCAGAGAAAAAAATATCAGTAGAGTGTGAAAACTTAAAAACACTTAATAAGCTTTTAGACGCCAATGTTGATATAGTGCAATGTGATAAATTTGATATATCAATGTTGCAAGAGGCTGTAAATTCAAGAAATCAAAAAAATCCAAATATCACCATAGTGGCAAGCGGCGGAATAAATCTAAAAAATGTCAAAGAGTATGCAAATACCGGAGTAGATGCTATCGTAACATCCGCAATGTATGCTCAAGGAATGGCAAATCTAACTTCAACTCTAAAAGTTATCTAA
- a CDS encoding heavy metal translocating P-type ATPase, with amino-acid sequence MSHKNKIYIAHKSKNRVRFICEDITSECDESFLEAQISEFKYVKSVRLNKKAKSIIIEFDSNFDEIFKFLENLKIKNLSKQNDSPSKAGIYKAVASIAITPLINGNMLKTATSLYACAPLLKEGVGELINEGVTSKVLESMAVGVSLARRDYMAANSTNLMLAIGEYMEESAVHRSDDLVKELAKPNIEEVWVETIKDGKKILNKVATNSVKIGDIVVVGAGESIGIDGYIVDGEASVNQVSMTGEAEPVKKERGDRVMSGTVVEDGKIKIWAEGVGEETATARIKQYIQSSLNEKSSIGLRATKLADKLVPVTLSLAGVSYLLSRDMTRVASVLQADYSCALKLATPVAFKSSISKAGRNGVLIKGAKAIEALANADTFVFDKTGTLTHGSLSVVEVYSFKKEFSKVELLNLTASAEEHYFHPVAEAIVKAAREVGFHHIHHDEVEFIVAHGVKTHVNGKEVVIGSRHFLEDDENISFIEHEDIIRDAIDNGFTLLYVGYNKELLGVISMKDTMRENAKYALDELKKLGVKELVMLTGDIESKANQVAQELGIDRVFANCLPTDKATIIERLKQEGKKVAFVGDGINDAPSLMKADVGISMQKGADIAKATADISLLKDDIYSVVTAKDMANKTMRLINTNFNATVGINSLILAGATFGLFNPIATAVLHNGTTIGLLANSMKGVKIKQC; translated from the coding sequence TTGAGTCACAAAAATAAAATTTATATCGCACATAAGAGTAAAAATCGTGTAAGATTTATATGCGAAGATATAACCTCAGAGTGTGATGAGAGCTTTTTAGAGGCTCAAATTTCAGAATTTAAGTATGTAAAAAGCGTCAGGCTGAACAAAAAAGCCAAAAGCATAATTATAGAGTTTGATTCAAATTTTGATGAAATTTTTAAATTTTTAGAAAATTTAAAAATTAAAAATCTGAGCAAACAAAACGATAGCCCAAGCAAAGCGGGTATTTATAAGGCTGTTGCAAGCATAGCCATAACTCCACTAATAAATGGCAATATGCTAAAAACTGCAACAAGCCTGTACGCTTGCGCTCCGCTTCTTAAGGAGGGTGTAGGCGAGCTAATTAATGAAGGTGTTACCTCAAAAGTGCTTGAGAGCATGGCTGTAGGAGTTAGTCTGGCTAGGCGCGACTATATGGCCGCAAATAGTACAAATTTAATGCTCGCAATCGGCGAATATATGGAAGAAAGCGCTGTTCATAGAAGTGATGACTTAGTAAAAGAGCTAGCCAAGCCAAATATAGAAGAGGTATGGGTAGAGACTATAAAAGATGGCAAAAAGATCCTTAACAAGGTGGCTACCAATAGCGTAAAAATAGGCGATATCGTAGTAGTAGGAGCAGGAGAGAGCATAGGTATAGACGGATATATCGTGGATGGAGAAGCGAGTGTCAATCAGGTTTCAATGACAGGGGAAGCCGAGCCTGTAAAAAAAGAGCGCGGAGACCGCGTAATGAGCGGAACTGTCGTAGAGGACGGAAAAATAAAAATTTGGGCTGAAGGAGTAGGAGAAGAGACCGCTACTGCCCGCATTAAACAATACATACAAAGCTCTCTAAACGAAAAATCAAGCATCGGATTAAGAGCTACAAAACTAGCGGACAAGCTAGTTCCAGTAACACTCTCTCTGGCTGGAGTGTCCTATCTTTTAAGCAGAGATATGACAAGAGTTGCATCAGTGTTACAGGCCGACTACTCATGCGCACTCAAACTAGCAACCCCGGTGGCCTTTAAATCAAGTATATCAAAGGCAGGTAGAAACGGAGTGCTTATAAAGGGCGCAAAAGCTATAGAGGCTCTTGCAAATGCTGATACATTTGTGTTTGACAAGACCGGAACCCTGACCCACGGAAGCCTTAGCGTAGTAGAAGTTTATTCGTTTAAAAAAGAATTTAGCAAGGTAGAACTTTTAAACTTAACCGCAAGCGCAGAGGAGCACTATTTTCATCCTGTCGCAGAAGCTATTGTAAAAGCGGCTCGCGAGGTAGGATTCCACCATATACATCATGATGAGGTGGAATTTATAGTAGCTCACGGTGTCAAAACACATGTAAACGGCAAAGAGGTCGTAATAGGCAGCAGGCATTTTTTAGAAGATGACGAAAATATATCATTTATAGAGCATGAAGACATTATAAGAGATGCCATAGACAATGGATTTACTCTACTTTACGTAGGCTACAATAAAGAGCTTTTAGGTGTCATCTCGATGAAAGATACAATGAGAGAAAACGCGAAATATGCACTTGACGAGCTAAAAAAACTGGGCGTAAAAGAGCTTGTAATGCTAACCGGTGATATCGAGAGCAAGGCAAATCAAGTTGCACAAGAGCTAGGTATAGACAGAGTGTTTGCCAACTGTCTACCTACCGATAAAGCGACGATAATAGAACGACTCAAACAAGAGGGTAAAAAAGTAGCCTTTGTAGGAGACGGTATCAATGATGCTCCAAGCCTAATGAAAGCCGATGTCGGTATAAGCATGCAAAAAGGAGCCGATATAGCCAAGGCTACAGCGGATATAAGCCTACTAAAAGACGACATCTACTCTGTCGTAACCGCAAAAGATATGGCAAATAAAACGATGAGGCTTATCAATACGAATTTTAATGCAACAGTTGGAATAAATTCACTTATACTAGCAGGTGCGACATTTGGACTATTTAATCCTATTGCAACAGCTGTTTTGCATAACGGAACCACCATAGGCCTGCTTGCCAATTCGATGAAAGGTGTGAAAATAAAACAATGCTAA
- a CDS encoding aminotransferase, which produces MQDENLKEIVKAAYIFELRGIRLYENLKDKDPIFAQILAIKNSGLMLLSGYESNEPVECYFDGLNNQSLENCLIKALNYEIELNAFYETLTDKVEDENLRDICFRLWATSYNEYVAALKIRLYEELGATRQTNFADYDYKKDDDCDDDHKEYKEDRSKNNFGFSGFNQNVFTEMSKRVERIASGRGSQEDIVELLNNPNFSFFSGLAVGGMAGILINKMINKEDEKEDV; this is translated from the coding sequence ATGCAGGATGAAAACTTAAAAGAGATCGTAAAAGCAGCCTATATATTTGAGCTTAGAGGAATTAGGCTTTATGAGAACTTAAAGGATAAGGATCCGATTTTCGCTCAAATTTTAGCCATCAAAAATAGCGGCTTAATGCTGTTAAGCGGTTACGAATCAAATGAACCTGTAGAGTGTTATTTTGATGGTTTAAATAATCAAAGTCTTGAAAACTGCCTTATAAAAGCATTAAATTACGAGATAGAATTAAATGCTTTTTATGAGACGTTGACAGATAAAGTAGAAGATGAAAATTTAAGAGATATATGCTTTAGACTGTGGGCTACCTCTTATAACGAATATGTCGCAGCACTCAAAATAAGGCTTTATGAAGAGCTTGGCGCGACAAGACAGACGAATTTTGCAGATTACGATTACAAAAAAGATGACGATTGCGATGATGACCATAAAGAATATAAAGAAGATCGATCAAAAAATAATTTCGGCTTTAGCGGATTTAACCAAAACGTATTTACAGAGATGAGTAAAAGAGTTGAGCGTATAGCTTCGGGAAGAGGTAGTCAAGAAGATATCGTAGAGCTTCTTAATAACCCTAATTTCTCGTTTTTTAGCGGACTTGCGGTAGGTGGAATGGCTGGGATTTTAATAAATAAAATGATAAACAAAGAGGATGAGAAAGAAGATGTTTAA
- a CDS encoding endonuclease/exonuclease/phosphatase family protein → MRKIILLCFSFILAIAAELSIATFNVENLFDAKNNGTEYQDFVIGKSQWSEKAASVKFNNIKNIIKELNADIIALQEIENEEILKELMRASGYKYFAFSKDKRSPIGLGLISKIRPVETKIFKVPNVKTRDIVKVKFELDGHEFSLFVNHMPAQRNSLKSRESAFRSLKSAIQNDENVILLGDFNTPYGKESLLNDILISRNMVDLWQFMPSDKRYSHINLRPIDHVVVSKRMVNGGGISYVNGSFEVYKQGKNVYSDHFPLKFKISTAAKAKIQEKNIDDIFKNPKNTPFVISGVTVVYKDKKGFVIAKDGRGIYVYEPKNDDLVGSVMDVVINDVGEYKGMLEVKSLYVSKIYDKLMDPKLQMLGEERIKEARAGDVIRSVSGEIKRGRLYTNYGDIRIYSSKGKMEDAKEAKFEAVKVVLYHNEPQIWIEK, encoded by the coding sequence ATGAGAAAAATAATTTTGCTATGTTTTAGCTTTATCTTGGCAATCGCAGCTGAACTTAGCATAGCTACTTTTAATGTTGAAAATCTATTCGATGCTAAAAATAACGGCACTGAGTATCAAGACTTTGTGATAGGAAAATCGCAGTGGAGCGAAAAGGCCGCCAGTGTTAAATTTAATAATATAAAAAATATAATCAAAGAGCTTAATGCCGACATAATCGCGCTTCAAGAGATAGAAAACGAGGAAATTTTAAAAGAGCTTATGAGAGCTTCGGGATATAAATATTTTGCCTTTTCAAAGGACAAAAGATCTCCTATCGGACTTGGATTGATATCTAAAATAAGGCCTGTTGAGACTAAAATTTTTAAAGTTCCAAATGTAAAGACAAGAGATATTGTAAAAGTTAAATTTGAGCTTGATGGACATGAGTTTAGTCTATTTGTAAATCATATGCCGGCTCAAAGAAATAGCCTAAAGAGTAGAGAGAGCGCTTTTAGGTCTTTAAAAAGCGCTATACAAAACGACGAAAATGTAATATTACTGGGGGATTTTAATACACCTTACGGTAAAGAATCACTGCTAAATGATATTTTGATAAGTAGAAATATGGTTGATCTTTGGCAGTTTATGCCAAGCGATAAGAGGTATTCTCATATAAATTTAAGACCTATTGATCATGTAGTTGTTTCAAAGCGGATGGTTAATGGCGGTGGAATAAGCTATGTAAATGGAAGTTTTGAAGTCTATAAACAGGGCAAAAATGTTTATTCGGATCACTTTCCTTTGAAATTTAAAATAAGCACCGCTGCTAAGGCCAAAATTCAAGAAAAGAATATAGACGATATATTTAAAAATCCTAAAAATACACCTTTTGTTATAAGCGGAGTGACGGTGGTTTATAAGGATAAAAAAGGTTTTGTGATAGCTAAAGACGGGCGTGGAATTTACGTATATGAGCCAAAAAACGACGATCTAGTCGGCAGTGTAATGGATGTGGTTATAAATGATGTAGGCGAATATAAGGGTATGCTTGAGGTAAAATCTCTCTATGTCTCAAAGATATATGATAAGCTTATGGATCCTAAGCTTCAAATGCTAGGCGAGGAGCGTATAAAAGAGGCTAGAGCGGGAGACGTTATAAGAAGTGTGAGTGGAGAGATTAAAAGGGGTAGACTATATACCAACTATGGCGATATTAGGATTTATAGCTCCAAGGGCAAGATGGAAGATGCAAAAGAGGCTAAATTTGAAGCGGTTAAAGTAGTGCTTTATCACAATGAGCCTCAAATTTGGATAGAGAAATGA